The following nucleotide sequence is from Sesamum indicum cultivar Zhongzhi No. 13 unplaced genomic scaffold, S_indicum_v1.0 scaffold00544, whole genome shotgun sequence.
NNNNNNNNNNNNNNNNNNNNNNNNNNNNNNNNNNNNNNNNNNNNNNNNNNNNNNNNNNNNNNNNNNNNNNNNNNNNNNNNNNNNNNNNNNNNNNNNNNNNNNNNNNNNNNNNNNNNNNNNNNNNNNNNNNNNNNNNNNNNNNNNNNNNNNNNNNNNNNNNNNNNNNNNNNNNNNNNNNNNNNNNNNNNNNNNNNNNNNNNNNNNNNNNNNNNNNNNNNNNNNNNNNNNNNNNNNNNNNNNNNNNNNNNNNNNNNNNNNNNNNNNNNNNNNNNNNNNNNNNNNNNNNNNNNNNNNNNNNNNNNNNNNNNNNNNNNNNNNNNNNNNNNNNNNNNNNNNNNNNNNNNNNNNNNNNNNNNNNNNNNNNNNNNNNNNNNNNNNNNNNNNNNNNNNNNNNNNNNNNNNNNNNNNNNNNNNNNNNNNNNNNNNNNNNNNNNNNNNNNNNNNNNNNNNNNNNNNNNNNNNNNNNNNNNNNNNNNNNNNNNNNNNNNNNNNNNNNNNNNNNNNNNNNNNNNNNNNNNNNNNNNNNNNNNNNNNNNNNNNNNNNNNNNNNNNNNNNNNNNNNNNNNNNNNNNNNNNNNNNNNNNNNNNNNNNNNNNNNNNNNNNNNNNNNNNNNNNNNNNNNNNNNNNNNNNNNNNNNNNNNNNNNNNNNNNNNNNNNNNNNNNNNNNNNNNNNNNNNNNNNNNNNNNNNNNNNNNNNNNNNNNNNNNNNNNNNNNNNNNNNNNNNNNNNNNNNNNNNNNNNNNNNNNNNNNNNNNNNNNNNNNgagagagcttgatgagagagagggagagagagagagagagagagcttgatgagagagggagagagagagagagagagaaaaacagagaaaaatagagagagagcgagagagagagagagaaggcttgatgagaaagagagagagagaggtcgatgtgtggggtgtgtgtgtgcagtgtgtgtgagtgtgtgtgtgtgcgtgtgcggtgtgtatgtgtgtgtggggggggtgtgtgtgtgtgagagagaaagagagagagagagcttgatgagaaagagagagaaagagcttgatgagagagagagagagagagacaaagacaaagagagagagatagagagacaGAGatagagcgagagagagagagagagagagacaagaTATCCAACATGATCTGCAAGAGCGGGGTACATCCTGAGTAAAGAGACCGGGGCAGCAGAAAGAAGTAGAGGAAGTTCAGTGTCAACAGCTTGGCCATCATATTGTGAGGCGGCAACGGATGTAAGGTACTGATCCAGCAGCCCTTCAAGAAATctcttgggatttctaagtggAAATTTGGGATCTTTCAGGAATAACCTAACATAGATCCCTCCAACCTAGACAGCAATACATGATGTAAGTCATTAAACAGAATTAGCGTTCTTTAGAACATCCATGTAATcaatcaaaaacaaaagagtacATCTGCAGCACACAGCAGTTATACCTGAGGTTCATTTCTCATCTCCTGTTGGCCAGAGGCCTGCTCAGGTACATCCCAATCAACAACACGTCCTTTCACCTGTTCACGGTACAGATCCGAAGCCATAGTTGCTATTTGTGCAGACAACGATGCAGCCATTGCTGGAGTCCAGACTAGTTCAGgagttttgttgtttgttcaaGAGCAATCACAACTGCTTCACCAGGACCATCCCTGATTACCGAGACAAGGAAATCAGGCAGAAATCTTGCCAGACTTATCGCCACTCTAGGCCCATGCATAGTCTGGCCAACAAGCTTCCCTAATAGCGAAGCTGCTGCGGCTCTTTGCTGCAACGGAATCTCTTCTACACAAAATTTCCATTTTAGAGCGCAAGATAGAATTCTTAAGAAACCGCTATCTATGAGATCAGCATACCTTGTATTGGCAAGAGAACTTNNNNNNNNNNNNNNNNNNNNNNNNNNNNNNNNNNNNNNNNNNNNNNNNNNNNNNNNNNNNNNNNNNNNNNNNNNNNNNNNNNNNNNNNNNNNNNNNNNNNNNNNNNNNNNNNNNNNNNNNNNNNNNNNNNNNNNNNNNNNNNNNNNNNNNNNNNNNNNNNNNNNNNNNNNNNNNNNNNNNNNNNNNNNNNNNNNNNNNNNNNNNNNNNNNNNNNNNNNNNNNNNNNNNNNNNNNNNNNNNNNNNNNNNNNNNNNNNNNNNNNNNNNNNNNNNNNNNNNNNNNNNNNNNNNNNNNNNNNNNNNNNNNNNNNNNNNNNNNNNNNNNNNNNNNNNNNNNNNNNNNNNNNNNNNNNNNNNNNNNNNNNNNNNNNNNNNNNNNNNNNNNNNNNNNNNNNNNNNNNNNNNNNNNNNNNNNNNNNNNNNNNNNNNNNNNNNNNNNNNNNNNNNNNNNNNNNNNNNNNNNNNNNNNNNNNNNNNNNNNNNNNNNNNNNNNNNNNNNNNNNNNNNNNNNNNNNNNNNNNNNNNNNNNNNNNNNNNNNNNNNNNNNNNNNNNNNNNNNNNNNNNNNNNNNNNNNNNNNNNNNNNNNNNNNNNNNNNNNNNNNNNNNNNNNNNNNNNNNNNNNNNNNNNNNNNNNNNNNNNNNNNNNNNNNNNNNNNNNNNNNNNNNNNNNNNNNNNNNNNNNNNNNNNNNNNNNNNNNNNNNNNNNNNNNNNNNNNNNNNNNNNNNNNNNNNNNNNNNNNNNNNNNNNNNNNNNNNNNNNNNNNNNNNNNNNNNNNNNNNNNNNNNNNNNNNNNNNNNNNNNNNNNNNNNNNNNNNNNNNNNNNNNNNNNNNNNNNNNNNNNNNNNNNNNNNNNNNNNNNNNNNNNNNNNNNNNNNNNNNNNNNNNNNNNNNNNNNNNNNNNNNNNNNNNNNNNNNNNNNNNNNNNNNNNNNNNNNNNNNNNNNNNNNNNNNNNNNNNNNNNNNNNNNNNNNNNNNNNNNNNNNNNNNNNNNNNNNNNNNNNNNNNNNNNNNNNNNNNNNNNNNNNNNNNNNNNNNNNNNNNNNNNNNNNNNNNNNNNNNNNNNNNNNNNNNNNNNNNNNNNNNNNNNNNNNNNNNNNNNNNNNNNNNNNNNNNNNNNNNNNNNNNNNNNNNNNNNNNNNNNNNNNNNNNNNNNNNNNNNNNNNNNNNNNNNNNNNNNNNNNNNNNNNNNNNNNNNNNNNNNNNNNNNNNNNNNNNNNNNNNNNNNNNNNNNNNNNNNNNNNNNNNNNNNNNNNNNNNNNNNNNNNNNNNNNNNNNNNNNNNNNNNNNNNNNNNNNNNNNNNNNNNNNNNNNNNNNNNNNNNNNNNNNNNNNNNNNNNNNNNNNNNNNNNNNNNNNNNNNNNNNNNNNNNNNNNNNNNNNNNNNNNNNNNNNNNNNNNNNNNNNNNNNNNNNNNNNNNNNNNNNNNNNNNNNNNNNNNNNNNNNNNNNNNNNNNNNNNNNNNNNNNNNNNNNNNNNNNNNNNNNNNNNNNNNNNNNNNNNNNNNNNNNNNNNNNNNNNNNNNNNNNNNNNNNNNNNNNNNNNNNNNNNNNNNNNNNNNNNNNNNNNNNNNNNNNNNNNNNNNNNNNNNNNNNNNNNNNNNNNNNNNNNNNNNNNNNNNNNNNNNNNNNNNNNNNNNNNNNNNNNNNNNNNNNNNNNNNNNNNNNNNNNNNNNNNNNNNNNNNNNNNNNNNNNNNNNNNNNNNNNNNNNNNNNNNNNNNNNNNNNNNNNNNNNNNNNNNNNNNNNNNNNNNNNNNNNNNNNNNNNNNNNNNNNNNNNNNNNNNNNNNNNNNNNNNNNNNNNNNNNNNNNNNNNNNNNNNNNNNNNNNNNNNNNNNNNNNNNNNNNNNNNNNNNNNNNNNNNNNNNNNNNNNNNNNNNNNNNNNNNNNNNNNNNNNNNNNNNNNNNNNNNNNNNNNNNNNNNNNNNNNNNNNNNNNNNNNNNNNNNNNNNNNNNNNNNNNNNNNNNNNNNNNNNNNNNNNNNNNNNNNNNNNNNNNNNNNNNNNNNNNNNNNNNNNNNNNNNNNNNNNNNNNNNNNNNNNNNNNNNNNNNNNNNNNNNNNNNNNNNNNNNNNNNNNNNNNNNNNNNNNNNNNNNNNNNNNNNNNNNNNNNNNNNNNNNNNNNNNNNNNNNNNNNNNNNNNNNNNNN
It contains:
- the LOC105180291 gene encoding dnaJ homolog subfamily C GRV2-like, producing the protein MAASLSAQIATMASDLYREQVKGRVVDWDVPEQASGQQEMRNEPQVGGIYVRLFLKDPKFPLRNPKRFLEGLLDQYLTSVAASQYDGQAVDTELPLLLSAAPVSLLRMYPALADHVGYL